CACATGACTTCCCGCCACGCTTTGACCCCCCGGGGCTATTTGAACCTATAATCTCCATGGCAATAGCCCCTCTGCTCGACGGTCATTGTTTATGCATGAATTACATGCAACGGTTGAATCATGCTAATTAGACAGTGTGAAGGGCAGTGTAAATGACCGAATCACTTCCATGCACTTGACTCCAGTCTGTACTGTCTGGGGACTGGAGTGAGGGCAAGGTGGGATTTCCACAAGGAGGATTAAGTGCACCACTCCTCATTAAATGTCTCCCCCTGTTTAACCCTTCACTGACCAGGCTTTAGCCACAGCCCAAACAGGAGCATCAGTCAAAGGAGTGATGTGGAGAAAAAGAAGGGACAGACCTGAGGAGTGATTCAGGACATCATGTTTtatcatgtgcatgtgtgtgtgtgtgtgtttaaacagCGCTCCATGCGGCCTCCCTGTCAGGCCATGagagcacagtgaagctgcttTTGGAGAAGGGCGCAATGGTTGACTCTCTGGAtgtcatgaaacacacaccactgtTTCGTGCCTGTGAGATGGGACACAGAGATGTCATACTAACACTGATCAAAGGTGAGTGTTCATTAACATATGTTAGTTACACTTTCTCAGTAATTTCGGGAAAgtcttatttcctttttcagttttcctgtGGTCTTTGTAGTCATGCGAATGTTTTGAATAAAGGTTCTGCACGTGTTGACCTGGTGGACGTAGATGGTCACACTGCTCTACACTGGGCAGCTCTAGGAGGGAACGCTGAAGTCTGTCAGATACTGATGGAGAATGGGATAAGTCCCAATGTACAGGTATGCATAAACATATTTCACTAAGGGAGTagttgtttttaatacttggatTAAAATCATTTGCAGGCAACGGGCGTCTAAAGTATAGAAGCCTAGCTAAGCTAAGCTGTCTTATTTATAAAGAGATTTGAAACAGCAAGTGCTGACTAAAGTGCTTAAGAACAGAATAAATATACAAAACCATTTatacaaaaacaattaaaacaatgaaaatcacCTCTCACACTGTGGAAAGTGAAAAGAGGTAGGTTTTAAGAAGTGACTTAAAATGGGCAGTGCAGAAGCCTGTCTAATATGCAGTGGCAGCGAATTCCACAACTTAGGTGCTGCCACAGCAAAAGATCTGTTCCCTCTGAGCTTTTGCTGTGCCCTCGCATTATCTAggagcagctgatcagctgacctgagcaACCAGCATGGTGAGTGCACATGTAAGAGCTTACCGTAGTTAGGGTGGGGTAAGACTATTTAAaggcttaaaaacaaacaaaagaagccATAGACATGTTGTGTTTCCTCTCCTATGATGATCCACCAGATGTGCTGCTTGTTTGTCAGTCTCTCCATTAAATAActgggtcattatccatttgcagTGTGAAGTGTGTCTGATCTGTTgacagcatttggctgaatctaaGCAAAGAGTACACTCTACTGTTCATCCTGCAACTTCTATCAGCAGCCAGATCATCAATGAACACTAGTGACCCAGTTCCTCTGGATCATACATGCCCATACCATAACATTGCCTctgccatgtttgacagatgatgtggtatgcttTAGATCATGagttgtttctctctttttccaggCTTTTCTCTTCACATCATTCTAGTACAAGTTCATCTTGCTTTCATCCATCCTAGAATTCTTCCAGACCTGTTTTGGCTCTTTTAGATAGTTTTCTTGCAAAGTGTAATCGGACCTTCTTGTTCGTGAGTGTAACCAatggtttgcaccttgttgtacACCCTCTGTCTTCATATTCATAAAGGGTGTCTTTCAATTGTGGACTTGGAAAGTGATACTCCTACCTCGTCAAGTGTGTTCTTGATTCAGATAGGTGGtgtaaagttgtttttcttaatcCTGGAAATAATCCTCATCACACactctagttttagtttttagtccTTTTGGTGTTTCACAACATGGCAGCCATGCCAAAATGGGTATCTCTGCAAGTTTGATTTGGTAGAGTGGAacaccagatgcccttcctgacacaaccccaaaAGGGATTTTTGTCTCCGACTGCAATCTAACCAGCGACCCTTCAGGTGTCTAATTTATAtgttaaccactacaccatTCTTTTTAAGAATGTACCAGGTTTCTGATTTGGCTTCTACTAAAGTTTTTGCTATCTGTCTGATAGGTTCATTTTGTTTCAGCCTACTGATAGCCTCCTTCACACACTAGATAACTATAACTGATAAAGTAACCATTAGGATTAAATCGTCcaaattcagtttaaaattaCAGGTTAATAAAAGGTTACAGTGAACATACTAGAGCAGGAGAGGGGATGaaaggatgtttttttctttaatatgaaGCGTGACCACTCACCCTCTACCTCAGCCCTGCAGCAAAATGCAATAAAGTTTAACCAAAGCCAACGTGCTGCTGCAGTAGTGTGTCATATTAAATTGTCATGGTCAATTGGAAACATTTAGTCATAAATTTTTGTTACAGTTACTTCTATTTCATTTAAACTGCTTTCATTTGGTAGTGTTTCACCTGTGTGTTCCGTTCTTTAGAGCAACAGAAACTATCTCTGGTTAATAATCATAAAACAACATTGTTATGGATAATCTAATACAGCACCGAGTGACTTCCTAGTTACATACTGAACATGAATTTTGGATTTTGTCCTCATTAACGACCAAAAACAGTTTGGATTCTCGTGTCCAGCGTAAAGCATATGGCTGATCATTGTGAACTTCAAAGCTGTCTATGTCGTAGCTCCAAAACTTCTGATCTGCTGTGTAAACTTTTTGCAGGATCATGCAGGAAGGACTCCACTGCAGTGCGCAGCTTACGGTGGTTACATCACCTGCATGGCTGTTCTCATGGAGAACCACGCTGATCCTAATATACAGGACAAGGAGGTAAGAAATTGCCTGTATTTGCTTGAATACACTTTCAtgtctgacttttttttgtaaGGTTTAAACATACAACgttaatgctgtttttttctttatgggGGTCCAGGGCCGGACCGCTCTCCACTGGTCATGTAACAATGGCTACCTTGACGCTGTGAAACTGCTGCTGGGCTACAATGCCTTTCCCAATCAAATGGAGCACAGTGAGGAGAGGTGAGAACTGAGACCACAATGAAAGCAGCCGAGGTGAAGCTTAAAAAGTAGGAAAATAGATGTATGAATCACACTGTTTATGCTGTGCAGGTACACCCCTCTGGACTATGCTCTGCTGGGGGGGCACAGTGAGGTGACTCAGTTCATGCTGGAGCATGGTGCTCTGTCCATAGCAGCTATCCAGGACATCGCTGCCGCCTCAATCCAGGCGGTCTACAAGGGCTACACTGTCCGCAAGGCCTTCAGGGAGAGAAAGCAGCTCCTCATGCGACACGAGCAACTGCGCAAGGATGCAGCCAAGTGAGAGACACATATAGGGTCATGCCAGAGTTATAGGTATAATGGTAAAGTGAAGGAATTGGCATAACTATCTTTTATTAACCAGCGTTAACAGAGCCTAGCAGTGATCTCCTTATGGcatctgacagtggactcatgtCTGTGCTTGTTCTGCTAGgtttcagtgcagcatttgacacTGTTGACCACAATATTGTATACATGGGTTAGAATACACAGTATTAAAGAAATACACTGCAGGGGTTTCAATCATATCTGTCTGACGGACTCAAATTTGTTCATGTAGATGGGGAGTCTTCTTCAAACGCAAAGGTTATTGAGGGAGTTCCACAGGGTCCTGTGCTGGGACCAatactgtttatattatttcCCTTAGAAAGCATTATGAGAAAacattacatatattttcattgctatgcagatgatacccagctATATTTGTCTATGAAGCCAGGTGACACACAGCAACTAGTTAAACTACAAgcatgtcttaaagacataaagatctGACCTCTTCACTGGATGGTATAATCTTGCCTTGCAATAACACTttgaggaatcttggagttaTTTTTGACCAAGATATGTCCTTCAGTGCGCATATTAAACATACAGGCTTTACTATTGGAATGTATTATTATCGGGCTGTCCTAAAACACCCTGAAAGGATGATCCAGAATGCTGCAGTGAGTGTACTTACATATTTTTCCCATGTTAGCTTCTTGAATCTTTCTACTCATATAATCAATCTGAAATATCAAGCCCCATAGGTATATGTTAAGGATACATGGAGCATGCATCTGCATACCTCTGTTGCATTTCTGTGAAAAGCTGAGGGACACCCAAGTTTATGAATATGATAAATCGAGAATGAGGTGACATAAGATTTTCAAATTGACATCATAGGTCGATCTCCTAAAACTCTTGGATGAGTTAAAATCCGAGTGAGCTTCACCTCAAACTCAGAggaaaggaagtttttcctcccctccGTCGCCGAGTCCTTACTCATAGGGGCTCATCAGACTTCTCTCTCTaacattgtagggtctttaccctaCAATATAAACAGGTGTctgactgaattgaattgaaaatattattatttagtgAACATTAACACATTTGGTTTGGTTAACATTTGGTTGCCCAGACAAACCCAGAACCACCACACACTTAAGCTGTAATCACTGATTACATGGCTTCATGGTGTTTATATTCATTAGAAGTTACTCACTGACATCCCTCTGTTTGTCTCACACTGTGTCTCGCAAATTACATTTACTTTGCCTTTGAAGCAGTCACACTCTCTCCATATctatctttctttctgtcagcCCAGCACACACATACGTCTCCTCTCTGTCTGCCTCTTCCGACTCGTTCTTCTTCTGCCATTTGCTCACCAGTCTCATCTTTATTCTCTTAAACAACACTTTTGACAAGTAAATTTGTTTTCAGAGGGCACATTGACTTCAGGTTTTTATGGTAATCCAAGCAGGCAGTTTTATTTAGACATGCCTTTTAAGCAAagctttttttccacatattaCTAATGATAAGCTAATATCCTTATCAGATTATATTCAAGCTGTATAGAAGACGTCCAGGAATGTTCTTAAAAAAAGGTCCAGAGTTAGAAAATAACCAGAAACCTACAATACTGCCTGTACCAAATGACGAggtttcttttgcattttttgcttggttttctttgtgtttagaAAGCGAGAAGAGGAACAGCGGAAGAGAGAAGCCGTGCAGCAAGTTTCAGGGGCCACAGCAGAGAAACGGAGGGTTTCACCCGTGAAAGCAGAGCAAGAAAAGCTGTCCTTAGTGAGCATTATAGAGGACTTATCCTTGAATGATTCGTCTgtggaaacaaagaaatcatCCAAAGCTGAACGCACTAAGAGCAAAgaggagagacacagaggtacaaaaatacagaaatccTCAAATTTAGTCTGAAGTGTAAGTGTTAATGCGCTTACAAGTGAGGACACGCCTGTGCAATATCGCTTTAATAACTAACCATAATCACATCCCTTGTCTTTATTTTaccctgttaaaaaaaacaaacaaggtgtgaatgcgggagtgaatgtgagtgcgaatggttgtctctgtctatgtgttagccctgcgacggactggcaacctgtccagggtgtactctgcctctcaccctaggacagctgggataggctccagcaccccccgcgaccctaaaaaaggataagcgtcagtggatggatggatggatagatagataaaaatataaaccaCACTGCAACAGAAGTCAGTAAAAGTGTTTTATCAGTACTTTGTAAGTCTGCCTTTCTTTTTGATGAGACACTGAATCCTCTTCAGAATGATGGATGTCACTGTTGCATACTTATTTGAGGATATATTCTGCCATTCTCCTGGGACCGTTTTTTCAGCTGGTCTTTGCGGAAAGGATTGTGCTCCTCTGCTTTTCACCTTCATACCTCAAATGTGTTCTGTTAGATTCAAGCCATGCAACACATTTGGCcagtttttactttactttacaccGATTCTGCCAGTGTGCTTTGGATCTTTGTGATGCAGGAATATTTGGCTCATTTGTTTTGATAATTTTCTGTAATACTTGTTGCCATCATGGAGTCTGATATCATCAAACCACTGCCTTTGAGTTTCCCGCTCAGGTTTGCAGTGAACTTGCTGGACTCCATCGTAGACAGTCCTTTACACTGTCCAAGCTGTCAACAAAGCTTTGACTCCCTTGTGTCTGAATTACTTTCAAAGCTGTGCAGTAGCACGCTGTCTGTGGACAACCACTACACCACACTTCTGATTAGTGATCTTGTGGCTCGTTCTGTtcttttctgcagctgcagctcagtCTTTGCTGATTTTTAGTGGCTCACTTATCTTCCCGTGTCCTTTACCATCTTTTTGATGACAATcagattttttaatttcactaaaaaaattattttgtataATCATGATGCAAATATACAGATATGCACAGCACATCAGATCCAAAATGAGAGAAGTTCCAGTCTTCAAAGCTAATTTCATAAACTCATTCATGCAATTAACTAACTAGAAATCAGAGGTGGACTCAATTTAGTTGGTCAGCAGCCTGTATAGTCAGTTTAGTCTGGAGTATTTAACTCTGTGAAATAATGCATTTTGAATCATTGACTTTAAATTGATATTGCACAGAGGTGTACTTTTAAACACtaattttaaacactttttaggtgtttaaaatgaacttttaaTTGAGCAAATGCATTCATCTTGACTAAACAGTACAGACAGtggtgttttattcatttacatgatctttattttttcatttcaactCCACTCCAACCAGTTCACAAAAGCAGGTCCTCTAGAAGAGGTAAAGAAGCTGAACCGCATGATTGTCCTGAAGCTTTGGGCTGCAGTCATGTGAGCAGTGATGCTTCCCCCGATGCTCTGCAGACCACAAGGCTGACAGAACTTCTCTCCCCTTCCGGCTTCAGACCCACACCTCCCTCCATGCCCAAATTCAGGGAACGACTTTTGTCAAACTCACCCAGTCCTTCCACAGCGGTTTCCTCTGTGGACCAAACTGAGGCCGGTAGAAGAGACTGCATGCCTCTAAAAAAGAGTAATGCTCACATGAGCGTGCAGACTGCCCGGGCAATTACCAATGCCCACACCTctccacaaaaacacagacgACATAAGGCGCGTACTTCAGAGAAGGCCACAACCAAAGACCAAACTCGCTCAGCCTCATTAAGAAGGAGTTCATCTGTAGATCACAAAAGCCCCCCAAGAAAGGCTCAATCTGCCGCACACACACCAATGTCAACACGTGCACACAGGGAGTACAACAAGGAGCATCGCAGGAGGAGGAACGAGGCTGCACGCATCATCCAGCGTGCCTGGAGAAGGCGAGTTTACATTTTTCTCCTTGatcgtgtttgtgtttgtaccAGGAGGGTTGGGGGAGATTGGCAGCGCAGTATGATATCATAAGGCACACTTTATTGTCACCTTAGGGAAATTTTTTGTGGACTCAAGTGCCGTCACAGAAGCTGCCTTCACTAAGAGTCagtaaacattaaaagaaaagagaaattaataaatagattttaaaaagggGCCTATCACAACATTCAATACACACATTGCAGATAATCTTAAAAACTGTTATTTAAATGCTTGATCGATGCTGGGACAAATGAATTTTTTTGAAGCGATTCAGACCGCATTTAGCATTCAAAATTTTGGGGCAGTGCCATGTGGCACCCACATGTGCCCCCTTGTGAATACTTTCCCGCCCCCGTCTTTAGTCTGGATGCCATGAACAGTGGAGCAGTGGGGGGGAGAGCGTGGGAGAGGGTTGAGACAAGAAGACGTGGGACATAAAGGCTGTAATCTAGAAGTTTCATAGTATTTTAACAAGAGGCTAAAAGTTCAGCCGGGCTGCTCTAATAGCTACCAGAAGCCTCTCGttgcttttctctctgtcttgcaCACACTGCGTTTCTCTTAGTGGATGCCAGTCCACTGCAGGAGGCCCTCTGTTTCTCCTCAGCTTCACAGTTATATTGTGTATATGTTGCCTATTAATTTCCTTGAGTAAACTGTTTACTTTGTTTACGCTTAGTGAGAATTAGTGCGAGGACTTGCCAGCTTTTAAAGCTTTGAACGCTGTTAGAGATGATTTTTATAGAACtgcgtgcatgtgtttgtgtggatgtgtgtttgcaggttTTGTGCACGCAGACGGAGGGAGGTAAAAGCCCATGAAGAGGTGGAGTCCAGACATTCAAACTACACCCATAACAGGAAGAAGGTGGAAATCCGAGCTCAACCTGCTAAGCCAACACAGAGTAAGAGCTCTGTGCTCCAAAGCATCTACGGTAAGATCACCAGCATACTGCCCCAAAACTGTTTTTAGTTTCCCGAATCATTCTATTGCTTTATTTACACTCaccagacactttattaggcacacctgCTCATTAATGTAAATATCTAATCAGGCAATCACACACCTGCGATTCAGTGTATTTCGGCTTGTAGatgtggtcaagatgacctggtTAAGATGAAACTGATCATCAAAATACGgcagaaaaattattttctacACTTCACAGGCTGGTCAAACTCTAAgggcaaaatgaatgaaaagccTACTTTTCTATGGATCAGAGAGTTTTAATATCATTGTCACTTGATCAAAACTGTAAGTCAGAGAGGAAACGGTCAGGTAATGAGTGAGAAACAGTGGTGTTATTAAAGATGTTTAAGGAATTGAGCATCTGCCCGTCTTAATTAAAAGTGGTATTAAAAGCAGATGAAGCTACAAATCAAGGTGTATAGAACAGACCGTAAGCAATATCTTATAAACGTTGAATGACAGAAAGATCTTAGTGTTAAAGAAAATGTAGATcttctgggattttcccacacaatcatctctgaatggactggaaaaaaaaaagacatccagtgagcagcagttctctagTTTGAAATCCCttattgatgccagaggtcagaggagtatggaagcccg
The DNA window shown above is from Astatotilapia calliptera chromosome 11, fAstCal1.2, whole genome shotgun sequence and carries:
- the invs gene encoding inversin, coding for MASATSSPGPASLGSQVHAAAVNGDRSALLKLITAEPLLKDREDQFGRTPLMYCVLADRLDCAEILLKAGASVNKTDLSQRTALHLAAQKGNVRFLKLLLSRRANWLQKDLEEMTPLHLATRHPSPKALALLLKHIGPGEVDTQDKNKQTALHWSAFYNRPEHVRLLIKHDSNIGIPDSEGKIPLHWAAHSQEPSATETVRCILEAAPTESLLNWQDYEGRTPLHFAVADGNEAVVEVLTSYEGCNVTAYDNLFRTPLHWAALLGHAKIVHLLLERNTSGTIPSDSQGATPLHYGAQSNNAETVGVFLSHPSVKDEPDLEGRTAFMWAAGKGSDDVIRTMLALTPNIDINMADKYGGTALHAASLSGHESTVKLLLEKGAMVDSLDVMKHTPLFRACEMGHRDVILTLIKGSARVDLVDVDGHTALHWAALGGNAEVCQILMENGISPNVQDHAGRTPLQCAAYGGYITCMAVLMENHADPNIQDKEGRTALHWSCNNGYLDAVKLLLGYNAFPNQMEHSEERYTPLDYALLGGHSEVTQFMLEHGALSIAAIQDIAAASIQAVYKGYTVRKAFRERKQLLMRHEQLRKDAAKKREEEQRKREAVQQVSGATAEKRRVSPVKAEQEKLSLVSIIEDLSLNDSSVETKKSSKAERTKSKEERHRVHKSRSSRRGKEAEPHDCPEALGCSHVSSDASPDALQTTRLTELLSPSGFRPTPPSMPKFRERLLSNSPSPSTAVSSVDQTEAGRRDCMPLKKSNAHMSVQTARAITNAHTSPQKHRRHKARTSEKATTKDQTRSASLRRSSSVDHKSPPRKAQSAAHTPMSTRAHREYNKEHRRRRNEAARIIQRAWRRFCARRRREVKAHEEVESRHSNYTHNRKKVEIRAQPAKPTQSKSSVLQSIYGNSKSRRGRSFRDSQSQLLLDIPQRTQSQLSGIDCVPLTDTMNQAKLYSYHLRPHSAGQGTRGRGKH